The Klebsiella sp. RIT-PI-d genomic sequence CTGATGATGAAACTGAATTGCGGAATGAGCTGCGATTTTTGCCAGTCTTCGCTTTTCGGCATGCCGGTAAAGGTATCAAGAAAGAACAGAATGGCAGCGACGATCAGCACCCCACGCAGAGCACCGAAGCAGATCCCCAACACCCTGTCTGTACCCGACAGGCCGGTTTTCTCCACCAGCTGACCTATCACGAAGTTGACGATAGCGCCGACGATAAGTGTCGCGATAAACAGTATCGCGATGGCAATCCCATTTCGAACCAGTTCGTCTTCAAAGCCCGTAAACCAGACTGACAGGTAAGTGTAGTAATGACTGGCAACAAAGAAAGCACATCCCCATGTTACCAGCGATAACGCTTCACGAACAAAACCACGGATCAGGCTCACCAGACAGGAAAAGCCAACTACCGCAATAATAGCGTAATCAATCCAGACCATATATGTCCCACGATTTACGCCCTGTCATCCAGTTGGGGCGCATTCTAACAGAAAAAGAAAACGTTTGCGTAGGGATTTCCTTTCCCTGCTCAAATAAAAATGGCGCTGAAAAAAGATTCAACGCCATCACCCGATTGGGGTTGTGAAAGTGTATTCACACCGCCATTTTATCCATTTCTGCGTGCGTTCCGGTGCCAGAATGTGCTCATTTCGTGAGGGAAATGAGGGCATTGCACCAGGACGTTCCACCCTCACCCTGAGGGTGAAAAGACGCAAATCTAGTTCACACTATAATTCATCACCACACCGTTCAGCCCCGATAGCTGATTCAGTTCGCCCAGCGAACTTTTAAGCTTGTCTTTCGATGCGTCCGGCCCGACCAGAATGCGGGTAATTTTACCCTGTACTGGCGTCGAAGGCGATGTATAAACCCTGTAGCCTGCACCGCGAAGCTTACCGACAATTTCGTTAACTTTATCGGCATTTTTTAATGCGCCAAGCTGAACGACCCAGGCTTTTCCGGTCGGCGCAGGTTTCTGCTCTGCCACCGGCTTCGCTGCCGCAGGCGGGGTTTCGCTGGCCGCGGCTAATTGCTCGCTGGCCTTATCACGCTGCGGTTTTGGCTGCGGCTTTTCGGCTGTTTTCGGCTTTGGTCGATCGGGCTGCACCGGGATCTGATCGATATCTGCGCCGCTATTCGCCGCCAGACGCGACGGGTCCAGCGTGGGCGCTGCAGCATCCCCCGCCCTTATCTCTTCAGCTGCCCCTTCAGGCGGCTGCGCCGGTAACGCCTGCGTGGCCGCCGGCAGCATATCGGGTTCATCACGATCGCCTGCTTTAGGGACCAGCGGGATTGCGGCAAACTCATCCTGATAATGTTTTTTCTGCCCGTCAAGCAGGCCAGGGAGAACGATCACGCCCAGCGCGACCAACACAATCGTGCCGACTAAACGGTTCTGAAACTTACTTGCCACCGGAACTCCCCACCTCTAATTCTTCCATTACGTGCGCTACCGTGTGGAATGAGCCACACACCAGCACGGTGTCTTCTGGCCGTGCATTCGCCAGTGCTGCCTGCCATGCCTTACCGACGCTGGAATAGCGTTTGCTGTCGGCTAAATACTGCTGTAATTGCTCAGCCGTGGCACCGCGCGGCCCTTCCAGCGGTGCGCAATACCAGTCGTCCACAACCTCAGCAAGACAGGCCAGCGTTCCGGCAATGTCTTTATCATGCAGCATACCAACGACCGCCAGCACGCGCCCTGTTTTTGGCAGCATTTTGAGACGCCCGGCTAAATATGCCGCCGCGTGCGGGTTATGCGCCACGTCCAGGATCACCCGCGGTGATTCACCGATCGTCTGAAAACGTCCCGGCAGAATGGCGCTGGCAATACCCTCACGGATCGCCCGCTCGCTAACGTCAAGCTGGCTGGCACGCAGCGCCGCCAGCGCAGTGGCCGCATTGGGCTGCGGCACCTGAGGCAGCGGAAGCGCGTCGAGTTCACCCTGGGCATCGGTAAAATGCCAGCCGTCGGCGCTGACCTCATAATGCCAGTCAACGCCGCGGCGCATTAACGTCGCGCCTTTCTCTCCTGCTACCGCAGCAATAGCGTGCGGCATATCCGGCTCGCCAACGATCGCAGGCTTGCCCGGGCGGAAAATCCCGGCTTTTTCACGTCCGATACTTTCACGATCAGGCCCCAGCCAGTCAGTATGATCGAGTGCAATGCTGGTGACTACCGAGACGTCGGCATCGACCAGATTAGTTGCATCAAGACGCCCGCCCAGACCGACTTCGAGAATAACTACATCAAGCTGCGCCTGTTTGAACAGCCACAGCGCCGACAGGGTGCCGTATTCAAAATAGGTCAGCGAGATTTCCCGCCGCGCGGCTTCTATCGCCGCGAATGATGCTGTATGTGCCGCTTCCGACAATTCAGCTCCCTGTACCCGCACCCGTTCGGTGTAGCGTACCAGATGCGGTGAACTATAGACGCCGGTTTTGTATCCCGCCGCCATCAGAATAGCTTCCAGCGTGCGGCAGGTAGTGCCTTTACCGTTGGTGCCTGCAACGGTAAAGACGAACGGCGCAGGACGCTGCACATTCAGACGCGCAGCCACCTCAGCGATACGCGCCAGCCCTAAATCAATAGTCTTCGCGTGCAGATTTTCCAGATAAGAAAGCCACGCCGCCAGAGGCGACGTGGCGTCAGGGATAAGATCGTTTTCCATGATGTCCGCAACGTTTAACGGTAAGAGAAAGCAAAAGGGCAGCGCCGACTGGCCCTGCCCTTGTGCATTATCAGGCCTCGATTTCCTGATCCGGTACCGGCGGTACCACCACGTCTTCACGCGGTAAGTCCGGGTCGGGGGACGGAAGATTCATCAGCTTCGCCAGAATACTGGCCAGCTTCAGACGCATCTCCGGACGGCGGACGATCATATCAATCGCGCCTTTTTCAATCAGGAACTCACTGCGCTGGAAGCCCGGCGGCAGTTTCTCGCGTACGGTCTGCTCAATAACGCGAGGTCCGGCAAACCCGATCAGGGCTTTCGGCTCGGCAATATTGAGATCGCCCAGCATGGCGAAACTTGCTGAAACGCCGCCCATTGTTGGGTCAGTCAGCACAGAAATATACGGCAGACCGCGTTCCTGCATTTTCGCCAGCGCCGCAGAGGTTTTCGCCATCTGCATCAGCGACATCAATGCTTCCTGCATACGCGCGCCACCCGACGCGGAGAAGCAGATCAGCGGGCAGTTATCTTCCAGCGCCTGTTCGACCGCACGCACAAAGCGCGCACCGACGACGGAGCCCATTGAGCCACCCATAAAGGCGAACTCAAATGCTACCGCCACGACCGGCATGTCATACAGCGTGCCTTTCATAACAACCAGCGCGTCTTTTTCATCCGTCTCTTTTTGCGCGGTCGCCAGACGATCTTTGTACTTTTTGGAATCTTTGAACTTCAGTATATCTTTCGGCTCAAGCTCACTTCCCAGCTCGACCAGCGACCCTTCGTCCAGCAGGCTATGCAGGCGATTACGCGCTGACATACGCATGTGGTGGTCACACTTAGGACATACTTCAAGATTGCGCTCCAGCTCGGCACGATAGAGTACCTGACCACAGCTGTCGCACTTCGTCCACACCCCTTCAGGGATACTGGCCTTGCGGGTGGGCGTGATGTTACTTTTAATTCGTTCAATCCAGCTCATTGATAACCTTTCTGCCTGAACCTGGCCGATGCCAGTTTTGTCAGCCGGGGTGTCATTTCAACCCCGTCTGACCATGAATGTTGCACATTAAAACATAACGGTTCGCAAGTTGGGACAAAAAAGTGGTCGAACCGCCGTTACTCTCTTACTTCACCTGCTTTGCTGCCGCGCGCTTATGGCGAATAATTTCAACAACGCCTGGCAGGACCGAAAGCACAATAATCGCTACAATCAGTAACTTAAGGTTTTCCTGCACCACGGGAAGATCGCCAAACAAGTATCCGGCGTAGGTGAAAAGAAGAACCCACAGCAGCGCACCGGCTACGTTATATGCCGCAAAATGACGATACGACATATGGCCCATTCCTGCCACAAACGGCGCAAATGTTCTGACGATGGGCACAAAGCGCGCAAGAATAATCGTCTTGCCACCGTGTTTGTCATAGAACGCATGCGTTTTGTCCAGATAGCTGCGGCGAAAGATTTTCGAGTTCGGGTTACTGAACAGCTTATCGCCGAACAGTCGCCCAATCGTATAGTTCACCGCATCACCCAATATGGCGGCAATAATCATCAGTACGACCATCAGATGCACGTTCATATCATTGCCCGGCAGCGCGGAAATGGCGCCGGCGACAAACAGCAGAGAATCACCCGGCAGAAACGGCGTGACGACTAAACCGGTTTCGCAAAACAGGATCAAAAAAAGAATGGCGTAGACCCAGATGCCATATTCGGCCACCAGCTGTGCCAGATGCACATCAATATGCAGAATAAAATCAATCAGGAAGTAAATCAGATCCATAGGATTATATGCCTTTATACAATCGTGTTTAGTCCGCTAAAAACAGCGGGCCCATCGGCGTAACCGGCAGGTCGAAGTGCCCGGGGTAATCTACCGCCACCAGGTACAATCCTTCCGCTTTCGCCGTTGCTGCCGCCAGATTCCTGTCCTTTGCAGCAAGCAGTTCTGCTATCCAGCTCTCTGGCCGATTGTTTGCGCCGACTTCCATCAAACTGCCGACGATGTTCCTTACCATATGATGCACAAAGGCATTCGCTTTGATATCCACCACCACGTAAGCGCCGACACGCTCGACGTTAATATGCATGACGTTACGCCACGGCGTACGCGACTGACAGTGCACCGCCCGAAAAGAGGTAAAGTCATTTTCACCCAATAGCGCCTGGGCGGCACGATGCATCCGGTCAGCGTCCAGCGGCAGATAATAGTGGGTAACACCCCGGCCTAATACTGCCGGACGTAAGCGATGATTGTAGATCACATAACGATAACGGCGTGCCGTTGCGTTAAAACGGGCGTGAAAATCATCGGCGACATGTTTTACCCAACGCACGGCAATGTCACCAGGCAAATTCGCATTTACGCCCAGCGTCCACGCCGCGTCCTGGCGAACGGCGTGAGTTTCAAAATGCACCACCTGCCCGGTAGCGTGCACGCCCGCGTCAGTACGCCCGGCGCAAAAAACGTTGATCGTCTCGTTAGCGACCTGAGAGAGCGCTTTTTCCAGCTTCTCCTGAACGCTGCGCACTTCATTTTGCCGCTGCCAGCCGTAGTATTTGCTGCCGTCGTATTCAATGCCGAGCGCGATCCTCATGAGCGGTTGCTGTAACACCTCCGTCATGATTACAGATACTCCTGCACCAGTTTCTCAGCGATTTTCACCGCCATCAGCGCGCCGCCAAAACGCACGTTATCGGCAACGGACCAGAACTGAACCTGCTCCGGCATTCCGTAATCATTACGCACGCAGCCTACTGCGAGATGGGCACTGCCCGAGGCGTCGCCGACCTGAGTAGGGAAATCGTTCTCGTCAGACAGAACAATGTCTTCCCCGCGAGCCAGGGCGTCGCGCGCCTCTTCGGCCGCCAGCGGGCGCAGCGCTTCAAAGTTCACCATCTGCGCGTGACCGTAAAATACCGATGTACGCACACAGCTGGCGGAGATCATCAGCCCGTCGTCCTGCAGAATTTTACGCACCTGATCGACGATAATCTGCTCTTCCCGCACCACGCCTTCGCGATTTGGCACAAACGGCATCATGTTAAAGGCCAGCTGACGACCAAAGAAGTCGTCCTCGTCAATTGGAATGCCGTTCAACAATTTGGCGCTCTGCCCTGCCAGCGCATCAACCGCTTTTTTGCCCTGCGCCGAGGCAGAGAGCAGGCTGGTTACGGTGATACGTGACAGTCCGCCGTCGTCGATGAGCGGCTTAAGCGCGATCAACAGTTGACTGGTGAGGCTATCCGGGACTGCGATAATATTGCGGTTACGGTAGTCGGCCAGCACAAACGGATTGACGTCAGGCACCACCAGCGGCACATCTGGCTCCAGCGCAAACAGACCGCTGGTGTCGATGACCAGGCAACCTGCATTTACCGCCTCTTCGGCATACGCTGCCGCGGCTTCGGTTCCGGCAACGAAAAAAGCCAGCTGCACTTGCGTCCAGTCAAAGTCAGCCGCATCTTCTACGCGCACCGTTTTCCCGCCGTAGCGCAGAGCGTCACCGGCATTTTCATTGCGCCCGAGAGCGTAAAGTTCGCCTACCGGAAATTCACGGTCGGCAAGTGTTTCAAGCAACGCTTCGCCGACGGTACCCGTAGCGCCGAGGACGGCAATATTCCAGCCTTCTGACATCATGATTTACTCCAGAAATAGCGACACTCCCCGCCTCATCAGGCAGGGAGCCAAAAACAGGATTAACGAATGGGGTGATGAACGGCGTTGAAGCCCAGTTTATGCAGCAGCGTCGCCGCGTCGGCATCATCGCACTGCACATATAATGAAGACCACTCCCGGCGCTCAAGATAATTTTTACGCAGCTTGTCGAACTCACCCGGTACGCCTGCTACTTTTCGCAGCGGCGCATCGTCGCGGCGCACATCATACACCAAATGTACCAGCCTTTTTAGCGTCGCTTGATCGACGGGTCCCTGGAGCGTGATGCGCCCAAATTCCGGAGCGGGGAGCAGCGTTGCCAGGGCGACCTGCTGCGGCTGACCGCTGAACTGGCTAAAAGCCTCAAAAACCTGAGTAGTACCGCGTGCTTTTCCCTCAAGCGTATAGCCTGCGATGTGCGGAGTACCGATATCCACGCGCTCCAGCAGTTCCTTCAGCAGTTCCGGCTCCGGCTCCCAGACGTCGAGTACGACGCTCAGCATCTGACCGTCATGCAAACGGTTTAACAGCGCGACGTTGTCCACCACTGGCCCCCGGCAGGCGTTGATCAGAATAGTACCCGGTTTAAGGCGACGCAGAAGCGCATCGTCGGCGAGATGCAGCGTTTTATACGGTCCGTCCAGATAAAGCGGCGTATGAAAGGTCAGCACGTCGGCTTCCCGAACCAGGTCTTCCAGCGGCAGGAAATCGCCTTCTTCGCCCTGCGCCGCGCGCGGCGGATCGCATAACAGCGTACGTACGCCCAGCGCAGTAAGGCGCTCTGCCAGGCGTCGCCCAACGTTGCCGACCCCTACAATACCAACGGTGCGATCGGTCAGGTTAAACCCGTCACGCTCTGCCAGCATCAGTAATGAGGAGAATACATACTCGACAACGGCAATGGCATTACAGCCTGGCGCTGCCGAGAAACCAATGCCGGCTTGGGTCAGCCATGCTTCATCAACGTGGTCTGTGCCAGCCGTGGCGGTGCCAACAAATTTAATCCCCTGCCCCGCCAGCAGCGCTTCATTGACCTTCGTGACCGAACGGACCATCAGGGCGTCTGCCCCCGCCAGTTCCGCTACCGGGATTGGACGTCCCGGCACCGCGGTTACCTCGCCCAGACGGCTAAACAGTTCACGCGCGTAGGGCATATTTTCATCAACGAGGATTTTCACGATAAAGTACCTGTCTGAAACGAGAGATCGTCCGGCAAGTGTGCCATAATCCCGCCGCCAGGCATACTCGCAAACCTGGTTCAGCATGATGACACTAAGGAACCAGAATGACGCAACCCATCTCAGGTCTGCCCACTCGCCCTCCGGGCGACGGTCTTGCCGCCCCTTCAGCCGCCGGGGAACAGCCGCTGTCAACCCAGCAACGCACCGTGCTGGAGCGATTGATCACCCGTCTGATTGCGCTGACCCGTCAGCAGAGCGCTGAAGTGTGGGCCGGGATGAAGCACGATCTGGGCCTGAAAAATGAGATGCCGCTGTTATCGCGCCATTTTCCTGCGGCTGAACAAAATTTAACTCAGCGGCTCGATACGGCCCAGCAAAGCCACAGTCATCGTCAAACGCTGGCGCAATTAACTGAACTGTTGAATCTTGGCAATAATCGCCAGGCCGTCAGCGATTTTATCCGCCAG encodes the following:
- the cvpA gene encoding colicin V production protein; the protein is MVWIDYAIIAVVGFSCLVSLIRGFVREALSLVTWGCAFFVASHYYTYLSVWFTGFEDELVRNGIAIAILFIATLIVGAIVNFVIGQLVEKTGLSGTDRVLGICFGALRGVLIVAAILFFLDTFTGMPKSEDWQKSQLIPQFSFIIRWFFDYLQSSSSFLPRA
- the dedD gene encoding cell division protein DedD — translated: MASKFQNRLVGTIVLVALGVIVLPGLLDGQKKHYQDEFAAIPLVPKAGDRDEPDMLPAATQALPAQPPEGAAEEIRAGDAAAPTLDPSRLAANSGADIDQIPVQPDRPKPKTAEKPQPKPQRDKASEQLAAASETPPAAAKPVAEQKPAPTGKAWVVQLGALKNADKVNEIVGKLRGAGYRVYTSPSTPVQGKITRILVGPDASKDKLKSSLGELNQLSGLNGVVMNYSVN
- the folC gene encoding bifunctional tetrahydrofolate synthase/dihydrofolate synthase, coding for MENDLIPDATSPLAAWLSYLENLHAKTIDLGLARIAEVAARLNVQRPAPFVFTVAGTNGKGTTCRTLEAILMAAGYKTGVYSSPHLVRYTERVRVQGAELSEAAHTASFAAIEAARREISLTYFEYGTLSALWLFKQAQLDVVILEVGLGGRLDATNLVDADVSVVTSIALDHTDWLGPDRESIGREKAGIFRPGKPAIVGEPDMPHAIAAVAGEKGATLMRRGVDWHYEVSADGWHFTDAQGELDALPLPQVPQPNAATALAALRASQLDVSERAIREGIASAILPGRFQTIGESPRVILDVAHNPHAAAYLAGRLKMLPKTGRVLAVVGMLHDKDIAGTLACLAEVVDDWYCAPLEGPRGATAEQLQQYLADSKRYSSVGKAWQAALANARPEDTVLVCGSFHTVAHVMEELEVGSSGGK
- the accD gene encoding acetyl-CoA carboxylase, carboxyltransferase subunit beta, translated to MSWIERIKSNITPTRKASIPEGVWTKCDSCGQVLYRAELERNLEVCPKCDHHMRMSARNRLHSLLDEGSLVELGSELEPKDILKFKDSKKYKDRLATAQKETDEKDALVVMKGTLYDMPVVAVAFEFAFMGGSMGSVVGARFVRAVEQALEDNCPLICFSASGGARMQEALMSLMQMAKTSAALAKMQERGLPYISVLTDPTMGGVSASFAMLGDLNIAEPKALIGFAGPRVIEQTVREKLPPGFQRSEFLIEKGAIDMIVRRPEMRLKLASILAKLMNLPSPDPDLPREDVVVPPVPDQEIEA
- a CDS encoding DedA family protein; this translates as MDLIYFLIDFILHIDVHLAQLVAEYGIWVYAILFLILFCETGLVVTPFLPGDSLLFVAGAISALPGNDMNVHLMVVLMIIAAILGDAVNYTIGRLFGDKLFSNPNSKIFRRSYLDKTHAFYDKHGGKTIILARFVPIVRTFAPFVAGMGHMSYRHFAAYNVAGALLWVLLFTYAGYLFGDLPVVQENLKLLIVAIIVLSVLPGVVEIIRHKRAAAKQVK
- the truA gene encoding tRNA pseudouridine(38-40) synthase TruA, whose translation is MTEVLQQPLMRIALGIEYDGSKYYGWQRQNEVRSVQEKLEKALSQVANETINVFCAGRTDAGVHATGQVVHFETHAVRQDAAWTLGVNANLPGDIAVRWVKHVADDFHARFNATARRYRYVIYNHRLRPAVLGRGVTHYYLPLDADRMHRAAQALLGENDFTSFRAVHCQSRTPWRNVMHINVERVGAYVVVDIKANAFVHHMVRNIVGSLMEVGANNRPESWIAELLAAKDRNLAAATAKAEGLYLVAVDYPGHFDLPVTPMGPLFLAD
- a CDS encoding aspartate-semialdehyde dehydrogenase; protein product: MSEGWNIAVLGATGTVGEALLETLADREFPVGELYALGRNENAGDALRYGGKTVRVEDAADFDWTQVQLAFFVAGTEAAAAYAEEAVNAGCLVIDTSGLFALEPDVPLVVPDVNPFVLADYRNRNIIAVPDSLTSQLLIALKPLIDDGGLSRITVTSLLSASAQGKKAVDALAGQSAKLLNGIPIDEDDFFGRQLAFNMMPFVPNREGVVREEQIIVDQVRKILQDDGLMISASCVRTSVFYGHAQMVNFEALRPLAAEEARDALARGEDIVLSDENDFPTQVGDASGSAHLAVGCVRNDYGMPEQVQFWSVADNVRFGGALMAVKIAEKLVQEYL
- the pdxB gene encoding 4-phosphoerythronate dehydrogenase PdxB, with protein sequence MKILVDENMPYARELFSRLGEVTAVPGRPIPVAELAGADALMVRSVTKVNEALLAGQGIKFVGTATAGTDHVDEAWLTQAGIGFSAAPGCNAIAVVEYVFSSLLMLAERDGFNLTDRTVGIVGVGNVGRRLAERLTALGVRTLLCDPPRAAQGEEGDFLPLEDLVREADVLTFHTPLYLDGPYKTLHLADDALLRRLKPGTILINACRGPVVDNVALLNRLHDGQMLSVVLDVWEPEPELLKELLERVDIGTPHIAGYTLEGKARGTTQVFEAFSQFSGQPQQVALATLLPAPEFGRITLQGPVDQATLKRLVHLVYDVRRDDAPLRKVAGVPGEFDKLRKNYLERREWSSLYVQCDDADAATLLHKLGFNAVHHPIR